One Megasphaera vaginalis (ex Bordigoni et al. 2020) genomic region harbors:
- the galU gene encoding UTP--glucose-1-phosphate uridylyltransferase GalU yields MKKIRKAVIPAAGFGTRFLPATKATPKEMLPIVDKPTIQYIVEEALQSGIEEILIISGHAKRAIEDHFDTNPALEMHLEEKGKRDLLRLIRNISEINIHYVRQKHMRGLGDAILCARSFIDDEPFAVLLGDDIVYNETNPALGQMLDLYNELGATILGCQEVPLEKVSSYGIVEGVPTGNPAVTKVTNMVEKPAVEEAPSRMAVLGRYIITPDVFETLRCIGPGKGGEVQLTDALQIMAAREAVYAYCFEGERYDVGDKLGFLKATVEYALRRPDLGERFRAYLRTVIK; encoded by the coding sequence ATGAAGAAAATACGCAAAGCCGTTATTCCCGCGGCCGGTTTCGGGACCCGATTTTTACCGGCTACAAAAGCGACGCCTAAGGAAATGCTTCCGATTGTCGATAAACCGACGATTCAATACATTGTAGAAGAAGCGCTGCAAAGCGGCATTGAAGAAATTTTGATCATCAGCGGTCACGCGAAGCGGGCGATTGAGGATCATTTCGACACCAATCCGGCGTTGGAGATGCATTTGGAGGAAAAGGGCAAAAGGGATCTGCTGAGACTTATCCGCAATATTTCGGAGATCAATATCCATTATGTTCGGCAAAAACATATGCGCGGCCTTGGCGACGCAATCCTTTGCGCGCGATCTTTTATCGACGATGAACCCTTTGCTGTTCTTCTCGGCGATGACATCGTTTATAACGAAACGAATCCGGCTTTGGGGCAAATGCTTGATCTGTATAATGAGTTGGGCGCCACGATTTTAGGCTGTCAGGAAGTGCCGCTTGAAAAAGTGTCTTCCTATGGCATTGTTGAAGGGGTACCGACCGGGAATCCGGCCGTCACAAAAGTGACGAATATGGTGGAAAAACCGGCCGTAGAAGAAGCGCCCAGCCGCATGGCCGTTTTGGGAAGATACATCATCACGCCTGATGTTTTTGAAACGCTGCGGTGTATCGGGCCCGGCAAGGGCGGTGAAGTGCAGCTTACTGATGCGCTGCAGATCATGGCTGCCCGTGAGGCGGTTTATGCGTATTGCTTTGAAGGAGAGCGCTATGATGTCGGAGACAAGTTGGGCTTTTTAAAAGCAACTGTCGAGTATGCTCTGCGCAGGCCGGATTTAGGAGAGCGTTTTCGCGCGTATTTAAGAACTGTTATTAAATGA
- a CDS encoding HMA2 domain-containing protein, with the protein MSYTSGFMLGASLGKAFHSCFRGKTRGTERKGCLVPEKYPIPLPRFFCESALSGRRRYRAAALVGNEALKNLLEAYLQRLSGVQKVEASARTGSILLHAGNEAVLDRIERVLAEKIFAATKNGLIGNVPENESIVQGSLYADTAHQMASSVSRSIVRRTDRAFDLSSLLSLFFLLRGLRKMIFERQMPSGPQMIWWAMSLLRRW; encoded by the coding sequence ATGTCTTACACTTCCGGATTTATGCTTGGCGCCTCATTAGGGAAAGCGTTTCATTCGTGTTTTCGAGGCAAGACACGGGGGACTGAGCGTAAAGGCTGCCTGGTACCGGAGAAATACCCGATACCATTGCCCCGCTTTTTTTGTGAAAGCGCCCTTTCGGGACGTCGCCGTTATCGGGCGGCGGCCCTGGTCGGGAACGAGGCCTTGAAGAATTTGCTGGAGGCGTATTTACAGCGTCTTTCGGGGGTGCAAAAGGTTGAAGCTTCGGCCCGTACGGGCAGCATTCTTTTACATGCCGGCAACGAAGCCGTATTGGATCGCATTGAACGGGTATTGGCGGAAAAAATCTTTGCCGCCACGAAAAACGGATTGATTGGAAATGTTCCGGAAAATGAAAGCATCGTGCAAGGATCCTTGTATGCGGACACGGCTCATCAGATGGCGTCTTCCGTCAGCCGTTCCATCGTTCGCCGCACGGATCGCGCTTTTGACCTGAGCTCTCTTCTGTCGCTGTTTTTTTTGCTCAGGGGGCTGCGTAAGATGATTTTTGAAAGACAGATGCCTTCCGGTCCGCAGATGATTTGGTGGGCCATGTCCCTGTTGCGGAGGTGGTGA
- the ruvC gene encoding crossover junction endodeoxyribonuclease RuvC gives MRAMGIDPGTAICGFGVVDADGSRLRPVTYGTIETTPEHTDAERLVMIHDGLQELYAKYHPDVIGVEQLFFNRNVTTAIAVGQARGIVLLTAQQAAIPLLEFSPLQVKQGVTGYGRATKNQVIDMTMRLLGIREKIKPDDAADGLAMAIYAVYCSRSQRLRRTVQL, from the coding sequence ATGCGGGCAATGGGAATTGATCCGGGAACGGCCATCTGCGGTTTCGGCGTTGTCGATGCTGACGGCAGCCGGCTGCGTCCGGTTACGTACGGTACGATCGAAACGACGCCGGAGCATACCGATGCGGAGCGGCTGGTCATGATCCACGATGGACTGCAGGAACTCTATGCCAAGTATCATCCCGATGTGATCGGCGTGGAGCAGCTCTTTTTTAACCGCAATGTGACGACGGCCATTGCCGTCGGGCAGGCCAGAGGCATCGTGTTGCTTACGGCACAGCAGGCGGCGATTCCCTTGCTGGAATTTTCGCCGCTTCAGGTCAAGCAAGGTGTGACCGGTTACGGCAGGGCGACGAAAAATCAGGTAATCGATATGACGATGCGGCTTCTCGGAATCCGTGAAAAGATCAAGCCTGACGATGCGGCCGACGGTTTGGCCATGGCCATTTACGCCGTTTATTGCAGCCGTTCGCAGCGCTTAAGGAGGACAGTGCAGTTATGA
- a CDS encoding YceD family protein, whose amino-acid sequence MKLQVEDARQERDRKFPFSFKKPAAALGEVEAFPWKDNEVTVVGKFWYDGSHIIVRGTVHTSGVYPCGRCLTPVSVDRKERLSEVYGTEAELPPDVLPYNGEYIDLTETIREILILSEPMNVLCRPDCAGFCPQCGANLNDGPCSCPTERIDPRLAVLNDLLHDKQ is encoded by the coding sequence ATGAAACTACAAGTCGAAGATGCACGTCAAGAAAGGGACCGCAAATTCCCTTTTTCTTTCAAAAAACCGGCTGCCGCATTAGGTGAAGTAGAGGCGTTTCCCTGGAAGGATAATGAAGTGACCGTTGTCGGGAAGTTTTGGTATGACGGATCTCATATTATCGTTCGAGGAACGGTTCATACTTCAGGTGTCTACCCGTGCGGACGCTGCCTGACACCGGTATCGGTGGATCGGAAGGAAAGGCTGTCTGAAGTCTACGGAACGGAAGCGGAGCTTCCGCCTGATGTACTTCCTTATAACGGGGAATATATCGATTTGACAGAGACGATTCGAGAAATCTTGATCCTCAGTGAACCAATGAATGTATTGTGTCGCCCAGATTGTGCAGGCTTTTGCCCGCAGTGCGGCGCAAATCTGAATGACGGGCCATGTAGTTGTCCTACCGAGAGGATCGACCCTAGATTGGCTGTTTTAAATGATTTATTGCATGATAAACAATAA
- a CDS encoding SoxR reducing system RseC family protein — MKVEEGTIISLLDNGLAEIKVGRHSDCIACGACDGANDIVVKALNPVGAKVGQHVSFELRETNIVVGAFVCFIMPLLVAVIGAFLGYLAGQNGSVDTVQAEIVGGIAGFCVGLIGVKLFDRSLSNDDKVKPKVIQIHGH, encoded by the coding sequence ATGAAAGTAGAAGAAGGAACGATTATTTCTCTTCTTGATAACGGGTTGGCAGAAATAAAAGTAGGCCGCCATTCCGACTGCATCGCTTGCGGCGCTTGCGACGGCGCCAATGATATTGTTGTCAAAGCGTTGAATCCCGTCGGCGCTAAAGTGGGGCAGCATGTATCTTTTGAATTGCGGGAAACGAATATTGTCGTCGGTGCCTTTGTCTGTTTCATCATGCCGCTTCTGGTTGCGGTGATCGGCGCGTTTCTCGGGTATTTGGCCGGGCAAAACGGCAGCGTTGATACGGTGCAGGCCGAGATCGTCGGCGGTATCGCCGGTTTCTGTGTCGGATTGATCGGGGTGAAGTTGTTTGACCGGTCTCTGTCGAACGATGATAAAGTCAAACCGAAGGTCATCCAGATACACGGTCATTAA
- a CDS encoding TMEM165/GDT1 family protein, producing MTAFITALLMVVLAELGDKTQLLAMAFATRFNWKTVMAAITVATIVNHLFAILIGVYLNSLIHMETIKIIASLAFIFFGLWTIRGDTLDGEDTKDRFNPFWTVAIAFFAAEMGDKTQLATITIAAQFGQLVPILCGTTLGMVIADGFGIIAGIVLNKHLPAKQIRYVAAAIFILCGVAGLTVSFGLV from the coding sequence ATGACTGCTTTCATAACTGCTTTACTCATGGTTGTCCTCGCCGAATTGGGCGATAAAACACAACTTTTAGCCATGGCTTTCGCAACACGATTCAATTGGAAAACCGTAATGGCCGCTATTACCGTCGCGACGATCGTCAACCATCTCTTTGCCATCCTCATAGGTGTCTACCTGAACAGCCTCATCCACATGGAGACGATAAAAATCATCGCTTCTCTGGCCTTTATCTTTTTCGGTTTGTGGACGATCCGCGGCGACACGCTCGACGGAGAAGATACGAAAGACCGGTTCAATCCTTTCTGGACCGTCGCCATTGCTTTTTTCGCCGCAGAAATGGGCGACAAAACGCAACTGGCAACGATCACCATCGCCGCACAATTCGGTCAGCTCGTACCGATTCTCTGCGGTACGACGTTGGGTATGGTCATTGCCGACGGTTTCGGCATTATTGCCGGCATCGTCCTTAACAAACATCTCCCGGCCAAGCAAATTCGCTACGTTGCCGCCGCCATTTTCATCCTGTGCGGCGTTGCCGGACTCACAGTGTCGTTCGGACTGGTTTGA
- the rpmF gene encoding 50S ribosomal protein L32, whose protein sequence is MAVPKNRLSQTRQNRRRANWKLTAPGYVECPQCHEAMMPHHVCPTCGFYKGKQVVNNTAAE, encoded by the coding sequence ATGGCAGTACCGAAGAACCGATTATCTCAGACGCGTCAGAATAGACGCCGTGCGAACTGGAAGCTGACAGCACCGGGTTACGTAGAATGCCCGCAGTGTCACGAAGCGATGATGCCCCATCACGTATGCCCTACTTGCGGCTTTTATAAGGGCAAACAGGTTGTCAATAACACAGCAGCTGAATAA
- a CDS encoding LPO_1073/Vpar_1526 family protein, with amino-acid sequence MAKFLPYAILAGIVVIFFIVCYILYAGGKSGDKKGGRQKKNNQSFAEQRELEQKRSLSVRELDRGNTAPVTKLTRDNRRERQEDPKETAFVTTKGEAVRKGGKIVYQEVPAASHPAGTEADATKILSRSEILAAMEKKDKEEAAIQKAELGELRREKRSHGESDELAGMASVVAADLAEKEAEKLPFTQPMEPLSAVHITDSGAKKRDLDKTRSMKPVHVDAAGTERRAAADAAVIQRVAAHSSDDSDKAAWRKEPLRDSPVIALCVKTFLNQYGFVTEDLTKQVQYITAAAFERIGCRSETDRTEAMRSFDAQEALRNIQKAYAAHPEDYVAPVLLRAFYDIVCRPQTETRHLVAMDALKVMPYLSRSHYQILSMLLLFLYSRNSHNVDKETFVQYIDKYVMPVINRFPTERPYFQQLDYLNCTAVEEKETHFAEILADSYPLLFRYHGFTEEELRKALHGKQIPKEFVVQSFNSPLIKLALVDDVMSARFFRLTGITDRSVQERLLRLAHKRPASFRGEEALDIMEDISPVLADLSDIWDSTMLRVSTLSLLGLYLAQGYVKQVVGEEFDLSRWFE; translated from the coding sequence ATGGCAAAATTTTTACCCTATGCTATTTTGGCGGGCATAGTCGTTATCTTTTTTATCGTATGTTATATTCTTTATGCAGGCGGTAAGAGCGGTGATAAGAAGGGCGGACGGCAAAAGAAAAATAATCAGTCTTTTGCGGAGCAGCGTGAACTTGAGCAGAAACGATCCCTTTCCGTGCGGGAATTGGACAGAGGAAATACGGCTCCGGTAACGAAACTCACCAGAGACAACCGCAGGGAACGGCAAGAAGATCCGAAGGAAACGGCTTTCGTTACGACGAAAGGCGAAGCCGTACGAAAAGGCGGTAAGATCGTCTATCAGGAAGTACCGGCTGCGTCGCACCCTGCCGGAACCGAAGCGGATGCGACGAAGATCTTGTCGCGGTCGGAGATTTTGGCGGCAATGGAGAAGAAAGATAAAGAAGAAGCGGCAATTCAGAAGGCGGAACTCGGTGAGCTCCGCAGAGAAAAACGGAGTCATGGCGAGTCTGACGAATTGGCAGGCATGGCCTCTGTCGTTGCTGCCGATTTGGCTGAAAAAGAGGCGGAAAAACTTCCGTTCACCCAACCGATGGAACCGTTGTCGGCCGTGCACATTACGGATTCCGGCGCTAAAAAGCGTGACTTGGACAAGACGCGGAGCATGAAACCCGTTCATGTCGATGCGGCCGGAACGGAACGGCGTGCAGCGGCAGACGCGGCAGTCATACAGCGAGTTGCCGCGCACAGCAGTGACGACAGCGACAAGGCGGCGTGGAGAAAAGAGCCGCTCCGGGATTCACCGGTTATTGCACTTTGCGTCAAGACTTTTTTAAATCAATACGGGTTTGTTACCGAAGATCTGACGAAACAGGTGCAGTATATTACTGCAGCCGCATTTGAACGGATCGGTTGCCGGTCGGAGACGGATCGTACCGAGGCGATGCGTTCTTTTGACGCCCAAGAGGCGCTGCGCAACATTCAAAAAGCTTACGCCGCTCACCCGGAAGATTATGTAGCGCCGGTCCTGCTGCGAGCATTTTATGATATCGTTTGTCGGCCGCAGACGGAAACGCGGCACCTGGTAGCGATGGATGCGTTGAAAGTTATGCCGTATCTGTCGCGGAGCCATTATCAGATTTTGTCGATGCTGTTGCTTTTCCTGTACTCCCGCAATTCTCATAATGTCGATAAAGAAACGTTCGTTCAATATATAGACAAATATGTCATGCCTGTTATCAATCGGTTCCCGACGGAACGACCTTATTTTCAACAGCTTGATTACCTGAATTGTACGGCAGTGGAAGAAAAAGAAACGCATTTTGCTGAAATTTTAGCCGATTCCTACCCGTTGCTTTTTCGCTATCACGGTTTTACGGAAGAAGAACTGCGGAAAGCGTTGCACGGTAAACAAATTCCGAAAGAGTTTGTCGTCCAGTCCTTTAATTCGCCGCTGATCAAGTTGGCACTGGTCGACGATGTGATGTCGGCACGATTCTTCCGGCTTACCGGTATTACGGATCGGTCGGTTCAGGAACGTTTGCTCCGCTTGGCTCATAAACGGCCGGCGTCCTTCCGCGGCGAAGAAGCGCTGGATATTATGGAAGATATTTCTCCCGTACTGGCAGATCTCAGCGACATTTGGGACAGCACAATGCTGCGTGTTTCGACGTTGTCACTCTTGGGGCTTTATTTGGCGCAAGGCTATGTAAAACAGGTCGTCGGTGAAGAGTTCGATTTGTCGCGATGGTTCGAGTAA
- the ruvA gene encoding Holliday junction branch migration protein RuvA, whose product MIGYLEGTVTHTFRDSCFVNVRGVGYRTYAPLSTLEQLTPGREVLLYTYMNVREDAILLYGFLTQDEYDLFMLLIGVNGVGPKVALGILSAVQPDGFRVAVQKKDMSTLTKMPGIGKKTAERIVLELQDKIGGIAAGAEAEPIAAPAGAPSGIGEEALAALCSLGYTTQEAEPLIAVHQERAKTVEELIRAVLRALGTRR is encoded by the coding sequence ATGATCGGATATCTTGAAGGAACGGTGACACATACGTTTCGCGATTCCTGTTTCGTCAATGTTCGCGGTGTCGGTTACCGGACTTATGCGCCGCTGTCGACATTGGAACAGCTGACGCCGGGCCGGGAAGTCCTCCTGTACACGTATATGAATGTCAGGGAAGACGCCATTTTACTTTACGGGTTCCTGACGCAAGATGAGTATGATCTTTTCATGCTTCTCATCGGGGTCAACGGCGTCGGGCCGAAAGTGGCTTTAGGGATTCTGAGTGCCGTGCAGCCCGACGGATTTCGTGTGGCTGTACAGAAAAAAGATATGAGCACGTTGACGAAGATGCCGGGTATCGGCAAAAAAACGGCGGAGCGCATCGTCCTGGAATTGCAGGATAAGATCGGCGGGATTGCTGCAGGTGCAGAAGCGGAACCGATTGCCGCGCCGGCAGGAGCGCCGTCCGGTATCGGCGAGGAAGCATTGGCGGCGCTGTGCAGCCTCGGATACACGACTCAGGAAGCGGAACCGTTGATTGCCGTACATCAGGAACGGGCGAAAACGGTAGAAGAGTTGATCAGAGCTGTGCTCCGTGCTCTCGGCACGAGGAGGTAA
- a CDS encoding nucleoside kinase, with product MVTLYDKGNQKEYQVEAGMTLAEIERLCCKPQRWRTAAALYNNDFVGLQTPVRESGTVEWFSMASLEGNQCIARTVIFLLSRAVSDLYPRGIVCVKHALRKALYCELQIGHTVTAADVDAIKTRMREITAQDEPITQVVVSAETARTMCLNRQMEREAELLEHVEMDYVMAYQCGQAFDYFMGPLLPSMGYVTCFNLRSYAPGVILEYPHVGDPDTLPPYKEIPKMARLFLEAEEWGRIVRCEYVSDLNRYIEDGTIKAIVDMAEALQEKKLGHLADYIVEQRPKIKVVLIAGPSSAGKTTFCKRLVTQLRVVGLRPVSVSLDDYFYNREDTPKNPDGSYDFESLRAINIPLFNKQIDDLQQGRPVRLARFDFVTGQRFFDDEETCLEPDQPIVVEGLHALNDSLTYMLPRYEKVKISLGVLTQIRINDHNRISTSDTRILRRIVRDHQFRNRGPQATMEIWSDVRRGEEANIYPYQEDADSIFNTALPYEISVLKTYAEPLLQMIGQDSEHYAEAQRLLKFLRPFRPLDAALVPENSWLREFIGR from the coding sequence ATGGTAACTTTATACGATAAGGGCAATCAAAAGGAATATCAAGTTGAAGCGGGAATGACTTTGGCGGAAATCGAACGCCTCTGTTGTAAGCCGCAACGGTGGAGGACGGCGGCGGCTTTATATAACAATGACTTTGTCGGACTGCAGACCCCGGTCAGGGAGAGCGGTACTGTCGAATGGTTTTCCATGGCCTCCCTTGAGGGCAACCAGTGTATTGCGCGAACCGTGATATTTCTTCTTTCCCGCGCCGTTTCCGATCTGTATCCCCGCGGCATTGTCTGTGTCAAGCACGCCCTGCGGAAGGCACTGTACTGTGAATTGCAGATCGGACATACCGTGACGGCGGCAGATGTCGATGCCATCAAGACGCGGATGCGCGAAATCACGGCGCAAGATGAACCGATTACACAAGTTGTCGTCAGCGCCGAAACGGCAAGAACCATGTGTCTGAACCGACAGATGGAACGGGAAGCGGAGCTTTTGGAACATGTGGAGATGGATTATGTCATGGCCTATCAATGCGGGCAGGCTTTTGACTATTTCATGGGGCCGCTGTTGCCGAGCATGGGATATGTGACATGTTTCAATTTGCGTTCCTATGCGCCGGGCGTTATTCTCGAGTATCCCCACGTCGGCGATCCCGATACGCTGCCGCCGTATAAGGAGATTCCTAAAATGGCGCGTCTGTTTTTGGAGGCGGAAGAGTGGGGACGTATTGTGCGCTGCGAATACGTATCCGACTTGAACCGATACATTGAAGACGGCACGATCAAGGCTATCGTCGATATGGCGGAAGCACTGCAGGAAAAAAAATTAGGCCATCTTGCCGATTATATCGTTGAACAGCGTCCGAAGATCAAAGTCGTCCTTATCGCCGGCCCCTCTTCGGCAGGGAAGACGACGTTCTGTAAACGGCTGGTAACGCAGCTTCGCGTTGTCGGTTTGCGGCCGGTATCCGTTTCGCTAGACGATTACTTTTACAATCGGGAAGATACGCCGAAAAATCCGGACGGGTCATATGACTTTGAATCGTTGCGGGCTATTAACATACCGCTTTTCAATAAGCAGATTGATGACTTGCAGCAAGGCCGGCCCGTTCGTCTGGCGCGGTTTGATTTCGTCACGGGACAGCGCTTCTTTGATGACGAGGAAACCTGTTTGGAACCGGATCAGCCTATTGTCGTCGAAGGCTTGCACGCTTTAAATGATTCGCTGACATATATGCTGCCGCGTTACGAGAAGGTGAAAATTTCTCTCGGCGTGCTGACGCAGATACGGATTAATGACCACAACCGCATCTCAACTTCCGATACGCGCATTTTGCGCCGTATCGTACGGGATCATCAATTTCGCAATCGCGGTCCGCAGGCGACAATGGAAATTTGGAGCGATGTGCGTCGCGGTGAAGAAGCGAATATTTACCCTTATCAGGAAGATGCCGATTCGATCTTCAATACGGCGCTACCGTATGAAATATCCGTTCTCAAGACCTATGCGGAGCCTCTGTTGCAGATGATCGGTCAGGACAGCGAACATTATGCCGAAGCGCAGCGGCTGCTGAAGTTCCTCCGGCCTTTCCGTCCTCTTGATGCCGCTTTGGTGCCGGAAAATTCATGGCTTCGTGAGTTTATCGGCAGATAA
- a CDS encoding heavy metal translocating P-type ATPase — MYRLCHQPLKREIPLRLRPVLAAQLRRVQAVAAVSVTDKGVGIYYRSGLRLQAVSGVIRQFEKSFGTKPVGKQEPDAAAYRREAILSVGGFVIMNMLHKLDPASYDKLLLLRRLFTLLIARRYIKNGVAGLWQEGRANADTLTATAVAASVLAGRPESSLTLLALSNGAEMLTEYAAERARKQISGLLHLDQREVWLIEDGRERQVPVESLQAGDRIAVHLGEKICVDGRVISGDAAVNQASITGESNPAIKQRGSFVYAGSVIEAGDLVVHVEKVGKDTSLAQVVHLVEEAQTRRAPVQNFADRMANMLVPVSFIGAAIVYGATRDWQRVLNLLFIDFSCGLKLSTATAISAAIGVAARQGILIKGGNYIENLADIDTVVLDKTGTITVGVPQIAHINLAEGVAEEEMIRLAASAELHSVHPLAVAIQRYVKERQWDVPPHVATETVVARGMRAVIADVADFSGGTVLVGSRRFMEEERVSGLPEIRHKNWGKNRLYVARNGSYIGSMIIQDPIRPAMKKTLNQMRRLGVDEIIMLTGDSKEAAAEVALQMDIDSYHAEILPEDKADYVMKLQKRGNVMMVGDGINDAPALAFADIGVSLGGSKTDIAAESSAITIRSEDPGKLYEALRIGRRTMQIINQNFTATIAVNSAAMMLGALGKISPLWAAVIHNTATLAVVLNSVRILNYSRRRNR, encoded by the coding sequence ATGTATCGATTGTGCCATCAGCCGCTGAAACGTGAAATACCGCTTCGCCTTCGCCCTGTTTTGGCGGCGCAGCTGCGGCGTGTGCAGGCCGTTGCCGCCGTTTCGGTAACGGATAAGGGGGTCGGAATCTATTACCGGAGTGGTCTCCGATTGCAGGCTGTCAGTGGGGTTATTCGCCAATTCGAAAAATCTTTCGGAACGAAACCGGTCGGGAAGCAGGAGCCGGATGCGGCTGCTTACCGGCGTGAGGCGATCCTTTCCGTCGGCGGTTTTGTGATCATGAATATGCTTCACAAGCTTGATCCTGCCTCGTATGACAAACTGTTGCTTTTGCGGCGTTTATTTACGCTGTTGATTGCTCGCCGCTATATTAAGAACGGAGTTGCCGGTCTTTGGCAGGAAGGCAGAGCCAATGCCGATACGTTGACGGCGACGGCCGTTGCCGCATCTGTATTGGCCGGAAGACCGGAGTCTAGTCTGACGCTGCTGGCGCTATCAAACGGTGCGGAAATGCTGACAGAGTATGCCGCCGAACGGGCGCGGAAACAAATCTCGGGACTGCTGCATTTGGATCAGCGCGAAGTGTGGCTGATCGAAGACGGTCGGGAACGGCAGGTGCCGGTGGAATCGTTGCAGGCAGGCGACCGTATTGCCGTTCATTTAGGTGAAAAAATTTGTGTTGACGGACGCGTTATCAGTGGCGACGCCGCCGTGAATCAGGCTTCCATTACAGGCGAGTCCAATCCGGCGATCAAACAAAGGGGATCTTTTGTCTACGCCGGCAGCGTTATTGAAGCCGGTGACTTGGTCGTTCACGTAGAGAAAGTCGGTAAGGATACGTCTTTAGCGCAAGTTGTTCATTTAGTTGAAGAGGCGCAGACACGGCGCGCTCCCGTACAGAATTTTGCGGATCGGATGGCGAACATGCTTGTTCCGGTATCTTTTATCGGCGCCGCTATCGTATATGGCGCCACAAGAGATTGGCAACGCGTTCTCAATCTTCTGTTCATCGACTTTTCCTGCGGTCTGAAATTGTCGACGGCGACGGCGATTTCCGCCGCCATCGGCGTCGCTGCGCGGCAGGGGATCTTGATCAAAGGCGGCAACTACATTGAAAACCTGGCTGATATTGATACCGTCGTCCTGGATAAGACCGGGACGATTACCGTAGGCGTTCCGCAGATCGCGCATATTAATTTGGCTGAAGGTGTTGCGGAAGAAGAGATGATTCGCCTTGCGGCATCGGCGGAGCTGCATTCGGTCCATCCTTTGGCAGTAGCAATTCAACGGTACGTAAAAGAGCGCCAATGGGACGTGCCGCCTCACGTGGCGACGGAAACCGTCGTTGCCCGGGGCATGCGCGCCGTTATTGCCGACGTTGCCGATTTTTCGGGCGGCACGGTGCTTGTCGGCAGCCGTCGCTTTATGGAAGAAGAACGCGTAAGCGGTCTGCCGGAGATCCGTCATAAGAATTGGGGTAAAAATCGTCTTTACGTAGCCCGTAACGGCAGCTATATCGGCAGCATGATCATTCAGGATCCGATACGGCCGGCCATGAAGAAGACGCTTAATCAAATGCGTCGTCTCGGTGTTGATGAAATTATCATGTTGACCGGTGATTCCAAAGAAGCTGCGGCAGAAGTAGCGCTGCAAATGGATATTGATTCCTATCATGCCGAAATATTGCCGGAAGATAAGGCTGATTATGTCATGAAGCTGCAGAAGAGAGGCAATGTAATGATGGTCGGTGACGGGATCAACGATGCACCGGCGCTGGCCTTTGCCGATATCGGCGTCAGTCTCGGCGGCAGCAAGACGGACATCGCTGCTGAATCGTCGGCTATTACCATCCGTTCGGAAGACCCCGGAAAATTGTATGAAGCGTTGCGCATTGGCAGAAGGACGATGCAGATCATTAATCAAAACTTTACGGCGACTATTGCCGTAAACTCGGCAGCGATGATGCTGGGCGCACTGGGAAAGATAAGCCCTCTTTGGGCGGCCGTCATTCATAATACGGCAACCTTGGCTGTCGTTCTCAACAGCGTGCGGATCTTGAACTATTCCCGTCGCCGGAACCGTTAA
- a CDS encoding HMA2 domain-containing protein — MFSVFQWQFFLRSLIVSSYLPGRIRLHSRFLIGNSILCKAVYTRIASYKEIDLVEVNKVTGSVLISYNPAVLRKNADLVYMENYFKNRVERSR; from the coding sequence ATGTTTTCCGTTTTTCAATGGCAGTTTTTTCTGCGATCTCTTATCGTTTCTTCTTATCTTCCGGGGCGTATTCGACTGCACAGTCGGTTTCTGATTGGCAATTCAATTTTATGCAAGGCTGTATATACGCGCATAGCGTCGTATAAGGAGATTGATCTTGTCGAAGTAAATAAGGTGACAGGTTCCGTTCTGATCAGCTATAATCCTGCCGTTCTGCGGAAAAATGCCGACCTCGTGTATATGGAAAATTATTTTAAAAACCGCGTGGAAAGGAGTCGGTAA
- a CDS encoding SoxR reducing system RseC family protein produces MKIEKGTIVSVLNGGLAEVKVGQHTEYSFYEGTQFAPEITIKALNPIGAAAGQHVRFLVDDRNIVMSSFICFIMPLLLAAAGAFFGDLAVGDMLALGVSRGAAVGALIGLVAGVFGIKLFERSLSGKDEYKARIVEILPEGYESPEPQRPEL; encoded by the coding sequence ATGAAAATTGAAAAAGGAACCATCGTATCCGTCTTGAACGGCGGCCTGGCCGAAGTGAAAGTCGGACAGCATACGGAGTACTCCTTTTATGAAGGGACTCAGTTCGCGCCGGAAATCACGATTAAAGCGTTGAACCCGATCGGTGCCGCCGCCGGTCAGCATGTTCGCTTTCTTGTTGACGATCGCAATATTGTTATGAGCTCATTTATTTGCTTTATCATGCCGCTGTTGCTGGCGGCGGCCGGCGCTTTTTTCGGTGATCTGGCTGTCGGAGACATGTTGGCTCTCGGGGTGAGCCGGGGTGCTGCAGTCGGCGCTCTGATCGGGTTGGTTGCCGGTGTTTTTGGTATCAAGCTCTTCGAACGTTCCCTGTCCGGGAAGGATGAATATAAAGCTAGAATCGTAGAGATACTACCGGAAGGATACGAGTCGCCGGAGCCGCAACGGCCGGAATTGTAA